In Patescibacteria group bacterium, the genomic window TTTACCTCCTGGCTAATTCGTTTAGCCATATTGTTGGCAATGATTAATTTAAATCCTTATTGATTCTATTTTAAACCATTGCCGCTTTATGTGGAAATAGGTGTCCGAATTTTGGGGTGCATTCCATGTAAAAAATTTCAACGATTATGACATTGCCGGATTTTCAGATTCATTCTTAAATGAATTTAAGACAGAGCTGGGATTTTATCTTGACGAAGTAAAGCGAAGCTAGTGGGTAAAAGATAAAGGTAAAAAATAATTTATGATTTTAGGAATTAAAGAATTGCATAAGCTGGTAAGAGAAATAAATCTAGTGGAAAATTTATGCGAGCGGGAGATGGATAATCCCGAAGGCGCTGGATTTGACCTGCGCATGGGCGAGGTTTATGAACTTTTGCCAACAAGCGAGCGTGGCCAGGCGGCTGGATTTTTAGGCGTAGAAGAACGCGATACGCCAAAAATAAATCTGGTCGCCAAACATGAGGATGATAAACCGGAGAGCGAAAATTTTTTCGTATTTGAACCAGGCGAATATTATCTGATAAAAACCATGGAGAAGGTTAATTTGCCTGTTAACTTGTCCGGAATTATTTTCCCCCGTACCACTCTTTTTAGGTCGGGTTTAGGCCTTTTTAACGGCATTGTCCAGCCGGGCTACAAGGGCGAACTAACTTTCGGCATCTCTAATCAGGGAAAATCCAATATTAAAGTGTCATTCGGCGCGCGGGTAGTGCATATTACTTTCCATGAAGTTTTAGGCGAAGGAAACCAATACCGCGGGCAATGGCAGGGCGGGCGCGTCGCTACCGACGGCAAAGAAACGCAAGTTTAAATTCAATCTTCAATTAACAATTATCAATTGGCAATTAAAAATTGATAATTAATCATATGCGCCATCCGGAATACCAATATTTGGATTTGTTAAAAGATATCCTGGAGAACGGGAGCGACAAAAAGCTTTTTTTTACGCCTGAAGTTTTGGCCGAATATAAAAAAAAGGGGGAGGAGCCGCCTTTTATCCGTTCGGTTTTCGGAAGGATGTGCCGCTACGATCTTAACCAAAACTTTCCGCTTCTGACTACGAAAAAAGTATTCGCTCGGGGCATTATCGAAGAGCTTATTTGGTTCATAAGCGGAAGCTCCAATATAAAATATTTGGTTGACCGCGATGTCCATATATGGGACGAGTGGGCTTGGAAGTCATACCATAAGCATTGTTTGGAAAATTGCCCGGATGAAGATATGGCGCAAGCTGATTTTATTCTAAAACTAAAATCTTTGCCGCCGGAAAACGAATTTGTAAAAAAATGGGGTGATTTAATAACAATTTACGGGCGGATGTGGCGGCGCTGGCCGGCTTCTGACGGGCGCGAAATTGACCAGTTAGGCGCCGCTATCCAAGGATTAAAAGATAAGCCTTACCGCAAATCATACGTAGTATCCGCCTGGAACCCGGATTTTATCTACGCCATGGCGTCAGCCGGCAACAAAAGCGAAGTCCCCCCGTTCTGCCACACCACCTACCAGTTCGCCGTGGTAGGCGGAAAATTGAATTTAGGGCTATACCAGAGAAGCGCCGATTTATTTTTGGGAGTGCCTTTTAATATAGCGAGCTATGCCCTTCTGCTCCTAATGGTCGCGCAAGTTACCGGAATTGAACCTGGCGAATTTGTACATTTTTTCGGCGACGTGCATTTATACTCCAACCATTTTGAACAAGCCAGGATGCAATTAACCAGGCTTCCCCAGCCTTTTCCCGTTTTAAAGCTAAACAAAGAAATAAAGAACATTGACGATTTTAAATACGAGGATATTAAAGTGGAAAATTATAACCCGCATTCGGCTATAAAGGCCGAAATTGCAAATATCGGAGGATATTAAATCTATGCCAAAGAGGAAATTGCTGATAGCCTCAAAAAATAAAGGGAAAGTTGAAGAAATAAAATATAAGCTGAAGGATTTACCTTTTGAATTATTGGCGCTGGATGAAATTTCAGGGGAGCCGGTGAAGGAGGTTGAAGAAAACGCGATGAGCTTTGAAGGCAATGCGATTATTAAGGCTATGATTTTTGGAAATCGGTTTGGATGCCTTACGCTGGGTGATGATTCGGGCTTGGCAATCGACGCTTTGGGCGGACGTCCGGGTATCCACACCTCACGGTACCAAGGGTCTAGTTCCGAACATAAATACCTAAATATTCTTGATGAAATGGAAAATGTTCCTGACGGAAAAAGGAACGCGAGGTTTATCGGCGCGATTGCGATTTATGATCCAGCCGCGGAAATAATCCACACCTGCCAGGACGAACTTACCGGGTTAATTGCCCAAGAGCCCAAAGGAGATTTTGGTTTTGGCTATGACCCGATCATGTATCTGCCGGAACTGGGGAAAACTGTCGCCGAATTGACGATTGATGAAAAAAGCGCGATTGACCACCGGGGAAAAGCTTTGGAAAAAGCCAAAAAAATATTATTGGAAAAATTTCTACAATAGTAATGCATCAGTAATCATTTATATACGACACTTTAAAGAGAATAATTCATTAATAATTTTTTAAAAATGAAAGTAATATTAATGATGGTAATTACGGCCGATGGAAAAATCGCGAAATCAAGCGACCATTTTCCGGATTGGTCGAGTAAGGAGGACAAGAAAATGTTTCGCCAAGTTTCGAAAGAATGCGGGGTCATAATCATGGGCGATAAAACTTTTTTCACCCTTCCCTCGCCTCTTCCGGGGCGCTTGAACGTCGTATTTACTTTAGAAGACAATCCAAAGCCGCAAGAAGGCGTTAAATGGGTTTCGGGCGATCCGAAAAAAGTTTTAGAAGAGCTCGAAGGAATGGGATATGAGAAAGTTTTAGTCGGCGGCGGAACCGGAGTCAATACCATGTTTTTAGAAAATGATTTGATTGACGAAATATATATTAATGTCGAACCGAAGATTTTTGGCGCCGGACTGGGTTTGTTTAACGGAGATTTTAACGTGAACCTGGAATTAATGAGTATGGAGAAAATAAATAATAATACAGTTTCATTGAAATACAAAGTTTTATCCAGCTAATGAATCAATTACTGAATTTGACTAATAGTTATATTGCAATACGACAGAGTTAAAGAGTAATCTAAATTTGTTTGCACATTCTAAAATCGAAGGGAGGTGAGAGAATGGCTCAGGAGAGAGTTAAGAAAGGAGTGAAACAACCGCGGAGCGCATACGGACGCCATTGCCGGTTTTGCCGAAATGGATTAAGTAAGTCTCGGCAGGCAAAGGGAAAAGACACTTGCGCCTCTTGTGAGGCAGAGCACGCTCCCAAATACAGGAGGAGCTATTGACCGAAGAGCGCTCTTGCGTCAATAAAGTGATTTTATCACTTTATGCAAGAGCACTCTTCCCTAATATTTATTTATGAAAAAGAAAAAAATTTACGCGATAGTCGGGATGGCCGGTTCGGGAAAATCCGAAGTAATAAATTATTTACAGAAAAAATACGGCTGGCCAAAGGTTTATTTCGGGGAAATTACTTTTGACGAGATTAAGCGGAGAGGAATAAAGTGGGATTATAAGAATGAAAGGATTATCCGGGAAGCGTTAAGAAAAAAAGGCGGCATGGGCGTTTACGCTAAAATGTCCTTGCCGAAAATAAGCAAGGCTTTATCAAAAAGTCCGGTAGTTTTAATCGAGAGTTTATACA contains:
- the thyA gene encoding thymidylate synthase, with amino-acid sequence MRHPEYQYLDLLKDILENGSDKKLFFTPEVLAEYKKKGEEPPFIRSVFGRMCRYDLNQNFPLLTTKKVFARGIIEELIWFISGSSNIKYLVDRDVHIWDEWAWKSYHKHCLENCPDEDMAQADFILKLKSLPPENEFVKKWGDLITIYGRMWRRWPASDGREIDQLGAAIQGLKDKPYRKSYVVSAWNPDFIYAMASAGNKSEVPPFCHTTYQFAVVGGKLNLGLYQRSADLFLGVPFNIASYALLLLMVAQVTGIEPGEFVHFFGDVHLYSNHFEQARMQLTRLPQPFPVLKLNKEIKNIDDFKYEDIKVENYNPHSAIKAEIANIGGY
- the rdgB gene encoding RdgB/HAM1 family non-canonical purine NTP pyrophosphatase — its product is MPKRKLLIASKNKGKVEEIKYKLKDLPFELLALDEISGEPVKEVEENAMSFEGNAIIKAMIFGNRFGCLTLGDDSGLAIDALGGRPGIHTSRYQGSSSEHKYLNILDEMENVPDGKRNARFIGAIAIYDPAAEIIHTCQDELTGLIAQEPKGDFGFGYDPIMYLPELGKTVAELTIDEKSAIDHRGKALEKAKKILLEKFLQ
- a CDS encoding dihydrofolate reductase family protein, giving the protein MKVILMMVITADGKIAKSSDHFPDWSSKEDKKMFRQVSKECGVIIMGDKTFFTLPSPLPGRLNVVFTLEDNPKPQEGVKWVSGDPKKVLEELEGMGYEKVLVGGGTGVNTMFLENDLIDEIYINVEPKIFGAGLGLFNGDFNVNLELMSMEKINNNTVSLKYKVLSS
- a CDS encoding AAA family ATPase: MKKKKIYAIVGMAGSGKSEVINYLQKKYGWPKVYFGEITFDEIKRRGIKWDYKNERIIREALRKKGGMGVYAKMSLPKISKALSKSPVVLIESLYSWSEYKIIKEKYKDMFKVISVHASPDARFRRLAKRKNWRPIKDQKTFKTRDWTEIENIEKGGPIAIADYMIVNEGSKEELNKKIYQIVKKEKIG